A genomic segment from Pollutimonas thiosulfatoxidans encodes:
- a CDS encoding threo-3-hydroxy-L-aspartate ammonia-lyase has translation MSIPVPTYDDVVQAAARISAAAHRTPVLVSRTLNARLGAQVFFKCENLQRIGAFKFRGGYNAVSRLSAQQRKAGVVAFSSGNHAQAVALAASMLGTSATIVMPTDAPQAKKAATVGYGARLISYDRLTQDREQIARDLVEREGKTLIPPFDYPDVIAGQGTAVKELLEDIGGLDALFVPLGGGGLLAGSLLAAHAIAPDCEVYGVEPTAGNDGQQSLRKGSIVRIDQPQSIADGALTQALGQITFPIIRQHVRDILAVSDAQLIDALRFFAERMKIVVEPTGCLGAAAVLNELVPVKGRRIGVVLSGGNVDLAGYAGFLQSA, from the coding sequence ATGAGTATTCCCGTCCCGACTTACGACGATGTCGTCCAGGCTGCAGCACGCATCAGCGCGGCTGCGCATCGTACGCCCGTGCTGGTGTCCCGTACGCTTAACGCCCGGCTGGGCGCACAAGTCTTCTTCAAGTGCGAGAACCTGCAGCGCATCGGTGCCTTCAAGTTTCGGGGCGGCTACAACGCGGTGTCGCGGCTGAGCGCGCAACAGCGCAAGGCCGGCGTTGTCGCTTTCTCGTCAGGCAACCATGCGCAGGCAGTGGCCCTGGCGGCCAGTATGCTGGGCACCAGCGCGACCATCGTGATGCCGACCGATGCACCGCAGGCCAAGAAAGCCGCCACAGTCGGCTACGGTGCGCGCCTGATTTCTTATGATCGGCTTACCCAGGATCGCGAACAGATCGCGCGGGACCTCGTCGAACGAGAAGGCAAAACCCTGATCCCGCCATTCGATTATCCGGATGTCATTGCGGGCCAGGGAACGGCGGTGAAAGAGCTACTGGAAGATATCGGCGGGCTGGATGCCTTGTTCGTGCCTTTGGGCGGTGGCGGCCTGCTGGCCGGTTCTTTACTGGCTGCCCACGCCATCGCGCCCGACTGTGAAGTCTATGGTGTAGAGCCGACGGCCGGCAACGACGGACAACAGTCCTTGCGCAAGGGCAGCATTGTTCGCATAGATCAGCCGCAGTCCATCGCCGACGGCGCCCTCACGCAGGCGCTGGGCCAGATCACTTTTCCCATCATCAGGCAGCATGTGCGCGATATCCTGGCAGTCAGCGACGCGCAGCTTATTGACGCCTTGCGTTTCTTTGCGGAGCGCATGAAGATTGTGGTCGAGCCCACCGGTTGCCTGGGCGCAGCCGCGGTACTCAATGAACTGGTGCCGGTCAAGGGCCGGCGCATCGGTGTGGTGCTAAGCGGCGGCAATGTCGATCTGG